One part of the Parabacteroides distasonis ATCC 8503 genome encodes these proteins:
- a CDS encoding fimbrial protein — protein MRFKKYILLSLVLCGFAACSDDNEIEIPKAPVLEKAQLALAIKSEEGAVTKTGETTPTDADVNTLTVGVFGVDGWSVIYTKDATPNSDGTKDVGPQEVYAGEAHVVVVANAAPVIQTELAKAKDITDFIETTINLSDETLTKGLTMSSKVLDVTLVANTTNYIGYDDEVGDITVKDISGKEVYGAGPVPLVRDVASIALAGADIGNPENANYESKSFVLKEVFIASAKGVSSVASTEEWGTIEKDFFGDTHFGYLDYKVGLLFLTSPNNIDEGSYKKGLQTKYDALAKKHVENDPALNHEFYVYENTKGEVKSGESNVNEAYANHTLLIVKGDYTYLPQGAKESITKENCYYAIPVGEEVTIDGTEKRSKFYVQRNYKYEISLTIIGPGSEIPYDPMISTNVSASVKVEPWNVKTIHEEVE, from the coding sequence AGGCTCCTGTCTTGGAGAAAGCTCAACTAGCTTTGGCTATCAAGAGTGAGGAGGGGGCGGTTACGAAGACCGGAGAAACTACTCCAACGGATGCGGACGTGAATACGCTAACGGTTGGGGTGTTTGGAGTTGATGGATGGAGTGTGATATATACAAAAGATGCTACTCCTAACTCTGATGGGACAAAGGATGTCGGTCCGCAAGAAGTGTATGCGGGTGAAGCTCATGTAGTGGTTGTGGCGAACGCTGCTCCTGTTATCCAAACCGAATTGGCAAAGGCTAAGGATATAACTGACTTTATTGAAACAACAATCAATCTGTCTGACGAGACTTTGACAAAAGGCTTGACGATGAGTAGTAAAGTGCTTGACGTGACATTAGTGGCAAATACGACCAACTATATTGGTTATGATGATGAGGTTGGTGATATAACGGTAAAAGATATTTCTGGTAAGGAAGTTTATGGCGCAGGCCCGGTTCCCTTGGTTCGAGATGTCGCTTCGATCGCTTTGGCTGGTGCAGACATAGGTAATCCAGAAAATGCGAATTATGAAAGTAAGTCCTTCGTTTTGAAGGAGGTCTTTATCGCTAGTGCGAAAGGTGTATCAAGCGTAGCTTCTACTGAGGAGTGGGGGACGATCGAGAAAGATTTTTTTGGAGATACCCATTTTGGATACTTAGATTATAAGGTAGGTCTACTATTTCTAACGTCTCCGAATAATATCGACGAAGGTTCTTACAAAAAAGGACTCCAGACGAAATATGACGCATTGGCAAAGAAGCATGTTGAGAATGATCCAGCCTTGAATCATGAATTTTATGTTTACGAGAATACAAAGGGTGAGGTGAAGTCCGGTGAATCTAACGTCAATGAGGCTTATGCCAACCATACCTTATTGATCGTAAAAGGTGATTATACCTATCTCCCGCAAGGTGCGAAAGAATCTATTACGAAAGAGAATTGTTATTATGCGATTCCTGTCGGAGAAGAAGTGACGATTGATGGCACGGAAAAAAGGAGTAAGTTTTACGTCCAACGTAACTACAAATACGAGATCTCTTTAACGATTATCGGCCCCGGTTCCGAGATCCCATACGACCCGATGATCTCCACCAATGTGAGCGCATCCGTGAAAGTGGAGCCATGGAACGTGAAGACTATCCATGAGGAAGTAGAATAA